AGGCCGACGCCGCAACCACCGAAGCGCTGCTGGCGCGCCTCGAACGCGCCGACTCGCTCGAGCAGTTGGCCGACTGCACACTGGTAATTGAAGCGGTGGCGGAAAATCTGGCGATCAAACAGGGCCTGTTCCGCGATCTGGAGGCGCTCTGCTCGCCCACGACGCTGTTCGCCAGCAATACCTCTTCGCTGTCGATCACCGCCATCGCCGGGGCACTGCAGCACCCGGCACGCATGGCCGGGCTGCACTTCTTCAACCCGGCTCCACTGATGAAGCTGGTAGAGATCGTCAGCGGCCTGGAGACCGGTGCCGAGACCCTCACCGCGCTGCAGGCGTTGGCGCAGCGCTGGGGCAAGCAGAGCGTCGTGTGCCGCTCGACGCCGGGTTTCATCGTCAACCGCGTGGCGCGGCCGTTCTATGCCGAAACCCTGCGCGCGCTGGAGGAACGGGTGGCCGATGCCGCCACGCTGGACGCGGTATTGCGCGACGCCGGCGGTTTCGCCATGGGCCCGCTGCAATTGACCGATCTGATCGGCCAGGACGTCAATTACGCCGTGACCGAATCGGTGTATCAGGCCTTCTATCAGGATCCACGCTTCACCCCCTCACTGGTGCAGCAGGAGCTGGTGGCCGCCGGGCATCTCGGCCGCAAGTCCGGCCGCGGTTTCTACCGCTACGACGCACCGCGATCCACCGCCGAGATCGCTTTTGCGCCACCGGCGCAGGGCGCCCTGCCGCAACGCGTTACGCTGCACGGCGACTGGTCTTCGCTGGCCGATTTGGCGCAGCTGTTGATCGAAAATGCGGGGGCGATCAAACAACCCGGCCAGACCAGCCCGCACGTCACGATCGACGACGTTACACTGATGTTAACCAATGGTAAAACCGCCGGCCAACTGGCCGACGAACGTGGAACGCCCGTCGTGCTGTTCGATCTCTGTGCCGACTATGCGCACGCCTCCGCCATCGCCATCAGCTGCGCGGCGCAAAACGGTGCGCAACACAATGCCAAAGCGATTCGCCTGCTGCAGTCCCTCGGCAAGCAGGTCATTCCGTTGCCGGATTACCCCGGCCTGCTGACGATGCGCACCCTGGCCATGCTGGCCAACGAAGCGCTCGACGTGGTGAACAAAGGCGTCGCCGGCGCCGAAGATACCGATCTGGCGATGCTGCACGGCGTCAACTATCCGCGCGGCCCGCTGGCCTGGGGTGCCTCGCTCGGCTGGCGCCACATTCTGACGACGCTGGAAAACCTGCAACGCTATTACGGCGAAGCGCGCTATCGCCCGATGCCGCTGCTGCGCCGCTATGCTTCCCCCGCCTCTTTCCCAGGAGCCGAACGATGAATGCCAATACGCCGCGCGCGCTGGCTCAGCGCTGCGCCGAACAGATGTTCCAGCAAGATACCTGCGCTCAGGCGATGGGCATGCACATCGATGCCGTCGACGCCGGGTACGCTCAGGTCAGCATGACCGTCGGCCCGCAGATGCTCAACGGCCACCAGACCTGCCACGGTGGCCAGCTGTTCAGCCTGGCGGACACCGCCTTCGCCTACGCCTGCAACAGCCAGGGGCTGGCGGCGGTGGCCTCCGGCTGCAGCATCGACTTCGTCCGCCCGGCGCTGGCCGGCGATCGCCTCACCGCCAGTGCGGCGGTACGCCATCAGGGTAAAGCCACCGGGCTGTATGACGTCGAAATCGTTAACCAACGGGGCAAAACCGTCGCCTGGTTCCGCGGCCGTGCGCACCGCCTCGGCCACAGCATTTTAGGAGATCAGGCATGAATCAGGCATTTATCTGCGACGGCGTGCGCACCCCGATTGGCCGCTATGGCGGCGCACTGGCCCAGGTGCGCGCCGACGACCTCGCCGCCCTGCCGCTGCGCGTGTTGTTGGAACGCCATCCGCAGGTAGATTGGGCGCAGCTGGACGACGTGATCCTCGGCTGTGCCAACCAGGCCGGGGAAGACAACCGCAACCTGGCACGCATGGCGCTGCTGCTGGCCGGAGTGCCGGTCGGCGTTTCCGGCACCACGGTGAACCGCCTGTGCGGTTCGGGCCTGGATGCACTGGCGATGGCGGCGCGCAGCATCAAAGCCGGCGATGCCGGGCTGCTGCTGGCGGGCGGCGCGGAATCGATGACCCGCGCACCGCTGGTGATGGGTAAAGCCGACAGCGCCTTTAGCCGCCAGGCACAGCTGTACGACACCACCCTCGGCTGGCGCTTTGTCAATCCGCGGATGCAGGCCGAGTTCGGCACCGATTCAATGCCGGAGACCGCCGAAAACGTCGCGGCGCAATTCAACATCAGCCGCGCCGATCAGGACGCCTTTGCGCTGCGCAGCCAGCAGCGCGCCGCACGGGCGCAGGCGCTGGGCCACCTGGCGCAGGAAATTGCCCCCGTCAGCCTCACCGGCAAAAAAGGCGCGGTCACCCTGTTCAGCCAGGATGAACACCCGCGCCCCGACACCACCTTTGATCAGCTGCAGGCGCTGAAAACCCCGTTCCGTCAGCCCGGCAGCGTCACCGCCGGCAACGCCTCGGGCCTGAACGACGGTGCAGCAGCCCTGATAGTCGCCTCCGAAGCGATGGCGGCACGCCAGGGACTGACGCCGCGCGCGCGCATCGTTGCCACCGCCACCTGCGGCGTGGAGCCACGGCTGATGGGCATCGGCCCGCTGCCGGCCACCCGCAAGGTGCTGGAAATCGCCGGGCTGAGCCTGGCGCAGATGGACGTCATCGAACTGAACGAAGCGTTCGCCGCCCAGGCGTTGGCGGTGATGCGCCAGCTTGGCCTGCCGGACGATGCCCCGCAGGTCAACCCCAACGGCGGCGCGATCGCCCTGGGGCATCCGCTGGGCATGAGCGGCGCGCGCCTGGCGCTGGCCGCCCTGTTTGAACTGGAACGGCGAGCCGGCCGCTACGCGCTTTGCACCATGTGCATCGGCGTCGGCCAAGGCATCGCCATGATCATTGAGCGTGTCTGACCCCTGAGGCTAACCATGACAATAAATCCACAGCCCCTCGAAACGATCGAATTCGCCTCGCGCGATGAGATTGAAGCGTTGCAGCTGGCGCGTCTGAAGTGGACGCTGCACCACGCCTACGACAATGTGCCGATGTACAAACGCAAGTTCGACCAGGCCGGTGTGCACCCCGACGATCTCAAACAGCTGAGCGATCTGGCGCGTTTCCCCTACACCACCAAGCAGGACTTGCGCGACAACTACCCGTTCGACACCTTCGCGGTGCCGATGGAGCAGGTGGTGCGCATCCACGCCTCCTCGGGCACCACCGGCCGCCCGACGGTGGTGGGCTACACCCAGCGCGACATCGATAACTGGGCCGATATCGTCGCCCGCTGCCTGCGCGCCGGCGGCGCCACCGCCAAAGACAAGGTGCACGTCGCCTACGGCTACGGCTTGTTCACCGGCGGCCTGGGCGCGCACTACGGCGCAGAGCGGCTTGGCGCAACGGTGATCCCGATGTCCGGCGGCCAGACGGAACGCCAGGCGCAGCTGATCCTCGATTTCAAACCCGACATCATCATGGTGACGCCGTCCTATTGCCTGACGCTGATCGACGAGCTGGAGCGCAAAATGGGCGGCGACGCGCGTGGCTGCTCGCTGCGGCTCGGCGTGTTCGGCGCCGAACCCTGGACTGAAGCCCTGCGCCACGAAATCGAAACCCGCATGGGCATCAAAGCACTGGATATTTACGGCCTGTCGGAAGTGATGGGGCCGGGCGTGGCGATGGAGTGTCTGGAAAGCGGCGGCGGCCCTACCATTTGGGAAGACCACTTCCTGCCGGAGATCATCTGCCCGGAAACCGGCATTGCGCTGCCGGACGGCGAACACGGCGAACTGGTGTTCACCACCCTGACCAAAGAGGCGCTGCCGGTGATCCGCTACCGCACCCGCGATCTCACTCGGCTGCTGCCGGGCGATGCGCGCCAAATGCGCCGCATGGGCAAGATCACCGGACGCTCCGACGACATGCTGATCATCCGCGGCGTCAACGTCTTCCCGTCGCAGGTGGAAGAGCAAATTATGCAGTTCGAGCAGCTGTCGCCGCACTATCAGCTGCAGGTCAGCCGCAGCGGCCACCTGGACACGCTGGCGGTGCGCGTCGAGCTCAAGGAGTCGGCGCTCAGCCTCAGCCATCAACAACGTTGCGACATCTGCCACCAGCTGCGCCACCACATCAAATCGATCGTGGGTGTCAGCACCGACGTCAGCATCGCCAACTGCGGCGATATTCCGCGCTCGGAAGGCAAAGCGCAGCGCGTGATCGATCTGCGGCCGCGCTGAGGCGCACGGCGTCACGGATGACGCCGCCCCAAATTAGGCGTAATGTTATGGCTCATCGAAGGCTAACCCATGGAAAAATATGGAACATAAACTGGATGAGTTCATTCGCCATGCCGTCGACGCGCAGCCGATCAGCGGCACCTCGCTGATCATTTCGCTGTACGGCGACGCGCTCAGCCATCGCGGCGGCGAAGTGTGGCTCGGCAGCCTGAGCGCGCTGCTGGAGGCCTTCGGCTTCGGCGATCGCTTCGTGCGCACCTCGGTGTTCCGCCTGCAGAAAGAGGGTTGGCTGGCGGTGGAGAAAATAGGCCGCCGCAGCTTCTACCGCGTGACCGAGCAAGGGATGCGCCAGTTCCGCCATGCCGAATCGAAAATCTATCTGCGCGAGCAGCCTGCCTGGGACGGCAAGTGGGAGTTGCTGCTGCTGGAAAGTGCCGAAAAAAACGAGCGCGCGCGACTGAAAAAAGAGTTGGGCTGGCTCGGGTTCGGGCAGATCGGCAACAACCTGATGGCCGCCCCCACCCATGCGCAGACCGACGTGACGGCGCTGCTTGGCGAGCTGAACGCCAGTGAGCAGGTGATTTACTTCCGCGCCGATTATCCCTATAACCGCTCCGAGCAAACCCTGCAGAAATTGGTGGCCGATTGCTGGTCACTCAGCGAGGTGGCGGCCGGCTATCACGAGTTTATCGTCTCCTTTCGGCCGCTGATGGCGCTGCTGCGCGAAGTCGATCCGGCAGCGCTGACGCCGCTGCGCTGTTTTCAGATTAAGCTATTATTGATTCACTTCTTCCGTCGCGTGGTGTTGAAAGATCCGATGCTGCCGGACGCGCTGCTGCCCGCGCAGTGGGAGGGCCAGATCGCCCGCAATCTGTGCATCAATCTCTATCAGCAGGTCGATCGCGCCGCGACGGAGTACGTCAGCGCGCTGGCGGAAACCACCATCGGCGCCCTGCCCGCGCCGGCCGCCGGCTACTATCGGCGCTTCGGCGGCCTGCCACGCGACCCTACATATTAAGGAACTCACGCTATGCCTGTGTATCAGATTGACGGCCTGACGCCGGTCGTTGACCCCAGCAGTTACGTGCACCCGACGGCGGTGCTGATCGGTGACGTGATCGTCGGCAAGCACGTATACATCGGCCCGAATGCCAGCCTGCGCGGCGATTTTGGCCGCCTGGTGATTTGCGACGGCGCCAACATTCAGGACAACTGCGTGATGCACGGCTTCCCGCAGCAGGACACGGTGGTGGAAGAAGACGGCCATATCGGGCATGGTGCCATCCTGCACGGCTGCCGCATTCGCCGCAACGCGATGGTAGGCATGAATGCGGTGGTAATGGACGGCGCGGAGATCGGCGAGAACACCATCGTCGGCGCGATGGCGTTCGTCAAAGCCGCGGCGGTGATCGAAGCCAACAAACTGGTGGTCGGCAGCCCGGCGCGCGTGCTGCGCGATCTGACCGAACAGGAACTCACCTGGAAGATCGCCGGCACCCGCGAGTATCAAGATCTGGTACAGCGCTGCAAATCCTCGCTGCACGAAGTGGCGCCGCTAACCGAAATCGAACCGGGCCGCCAACGTCTGAGCTTCGGTGACCACCTGATCCCAAAAAGCCAGCTTTAATCCCCGGGGCTGAGGCACGCCTCGCCTCAGCCCCTCCCCCGCATTACTCCACCTCCGGCGCCTTGAGTGGCGACGGCGCAGGCGTGCGGCGGCTCTGGAAGCGGTAGGCCACCACCAGCAGCAAGGTGAATGGAATACCGAACCACAGCGTCATGCGGAAGAATTCGGTAAAAGCGGTCGAGATCATCAGCGCCGCCATCAGCCCGGCGCCCAGCAAGGTGGTATAGGGGAACCCCCACATGCGGAATTTCAGGTGGGTCTGCCGATGTCGGCGGCGGAAAAACAGGTGAGTGACGAAAATCATCAGCCAGGTAAAGCAGGCACCATATACCGAAATGGACATCATGGCGGCAAACGACGTTTCCGGCGCCACCAGGCTCAGCACGATAGACACCACGATACCGATGCACGACATCGCCAGGGCATTGACCGGAATACCGCGCCGGCTGACGCGGCCCAACGCCGCCGGCGCCTGTCCGGCACGCGACAGCGAGAACATCATGCGGGTGGTGATATACAGCTGGCTGTTCATCGCCGACAGCGCCGCCACCAACACGATAAAGTTGAAAATACCGGCGGCGGCGGGCAGATGGATCACGTTCATCGCCATCAGGAACGGGCTTTCGCCGGTGCCGGATTGGCGCCAGGGCACGATGGCCAGCATCAGGGCGATCGACAGCATGTAGAAGATAAACAGCCGCACGATGGTGCCCTTGAACGCCGCCTTCACCGCAATCACCGGATTCTTTGCCTCGCCGGCGGCCACCGCGATCATTTCTATGCTCAGGTAACTGAAGATGGAAACGATCACCGCGAACCACATGCCCTTGACGCCAAACGGCATAAAGCCGCCGGCGGTCAGGTTGCGCAGGCCGTAGGCCGGGTTGCCCGAGAACGCCAGAATGCCGATGCCGATCAGAATGAACGCCACGATCGCCGTCACTTTGACGGTGGACAGCGCATATTCCACCTGGCCGAACGACTTCACGCCGATCACGTTGACGACGATCACCGCCGCCGAGAACAGCAGCACCCACGGCCAGGTCGGCGTCGCAGGGAACCAGAACTGCATGTACATGCCGATGGCGGTGACTTCGGTGCCCACCGCCAGCACCACGCAAGACCAATAGGAATAGCGCACCAGAAAACCGAACAGCGGGCCGAGGTAGAATTCAGCATAGTCGCCGAACGAACCGGGCGTCGGGTGTTCGGAGGTCATTTCAGCCAGGCTGCCCATCAACAACAGCGCAATGACGCCGCCGATCAGGTAGCTCAGCAATACCGACGGCCCCGCCATCTGAATGGCGTAGGCGCTGCCGAGAAACAGCCCGGTGCCGATGGCGCCGCCGATCGCCAGCATCGACATCTGCCCGGCGGTAAGATGCTTGTTCAACCCGCCCTGACGGCGAGCGATATGCTCAAAATCATTCATCTGTGGCATGGCTGTGTTCCCGAGCGAAGTTAGGCGGTACGGGTGACGTCGAGAATGGCGGCGGTCACGTAATCGATATTGCCGGGGTTAAGCCCTGGCAGGCACATGCGGCCGGGCGAAACCAGATAGATGGCGTAGCGTTGCCGCAGGGTCTGCAGCTGCGCCTCGTTCAGACCGGTATAGCTGAACATGCCGCGCTGATCGCGTATGCGCCGGTGATCCAGCGAAGAACCGCCCTGTGCCAGGCCTGCGGCCAGCTGTTCACGCATCTGCTTGATGCGCACGCGCATTTCCGCCAGCTCATTGCGCCAAAGCTCACCGAGTTCGGCGTCGCCGAGCAGGGTTTCCACAATTTGGCTGCCGTGCGTCGGCGGGCAGGAGTAGCTGCGGCGGATAAGCGTCTTTAACGCGCCTTTGACGTTGGCGGCGTTTTCCGCATCGGCGCAGCGCACCGACAGCGCGCCCAGCCGCTGGCCGTACAGCGCCACATTTTTGGAAAACGAGTTGCAGACCAAAAACGGCAGATCGGTTTTCAGCGCTTCGCGCAACGCAAAGCAATCCTCCTCCAGCCCGTCGCCAAAGCCCTGATAGGCGATATCGAACAGCGGCAGCAGCTTACGCCGCTGCAGCACGGCGAGCGTGGCGCGCCACTGCTCCGCCGTCAGATCGGTGCCGGTCGGGTTATGACAGCAAGGATGCAACAGGACTACGCTGCCGGACGGCAGGCTGTCCAGCACGTCGAGCATGGCGGCGAAACGCAGGCCGCCCGCCGCTTCGTCAAAATAAGGATAGGTGTTCACCCGCAGCCCGGCGCCTTCGAAAATCGCCCAATGATTGGCCCAGGTGGGATCGGAAACCCAAATGTCACCGCGCGCCAGAAAGTGGTGCAAAAAATCTGCAGCCAGCTTCAGCGCTCCGGAGCCGCCGACGGTCTGAACCGTGGCGATCTCGTCAGCCTGCTGCTCGCCGAACAGCAGCGCCTGCACCAAGCGAGCGAACTGCAGCGAACCTTCGATCGGCGGATAGCCGTGCGGGCGACGCAGCG
The sequence above is drawn from the Serratia sp. FDAARGOS_506 genome and encodes:
- a CDS encoding 3-hydroxyacyl-CoA dehydrogenase; this translates as MNASLLNGQVAVIGAGTMGIGIAQVAAAAGHPVRLFDIAPAAAQRAIDELTRRLRQRVDGGKADAATTEALLARLERADSLEQLADCTLVIEAVAENLAIKQGLFRDLEALCSPTTLFASNTSSLSITAIAGALQHPARMAGLHFFNPAPLMKLVEIVSGLETGAETLTALQALAQRWGKQSVVCRSTPGFIVNRVARPFYAETLRALEERVADAATLDAVLRDAGGFAMGPLQLTDLIGQDVNYAVTESVYQAFYQDPRFTPSLVQQELVAAGHLGRKSGRGFYRYDAPRSTAEIAFAPPAQGALPQRVTLHGDWSSLADLAQLLIENAGAIKQPGQTSPHVTIDDVTLMLTNGKTAGQLADERGTPVVLFDLCADYAHASAIAISCAAQNGAQHNAKAIRLLQSLGKQVIPLPDYPGLLTMRTLAMLANEALDVVNKGVAGAEDTDLAMLHGVNYPRGPLAWGASLGWRHILTTLENLQRYYGEARYRPMPLLRRYASPASFPGAER
- the paaY gene encoding phenylacetic acid degradation protein PaaY, yielding MPVYQIDGLTPVVDPSSYVHPTAVLIGDVIVGKHVYIGPNASLRGDFGRLVICDGANIQDNCVMHGFPQQDTVVEEDGHIGHGAILHGCRIRRNAMVGMNAVVMDGAEIGENTIVGAMAFVKAAAVIEANKLVVGSPARVLRDLTEQELTWKIAGTREYQDLVQRCKSSLHEVAPLTEIEPGRQRLSFGDHLIPKSQL
- the paaX gene encoding phenylacetic acid degradation operon negative regulatory protein PaaX, producing MEHKLDEFIRHAVDAQPISGTSLIISLYGDALSHRGGEVWLGSLSALLEAFGFGDRFVRTSVFRLQKEGWLAVEKIGRRSFYRVTEQGMRQFRHAESKIYLREQPAWDGKWELLLLESAEKNERARLKKELGWLGFGQIGNNLMAAPTHAQTDVTALLGELNASEQVIYFRADYPYNRSEQTLQKLVADCWSLSEVAAGYHEFIVSFRPLMALLREVDPAALTPLRCFQIKLLLIHFFRRVVLKDPMLPDALLPAQWEGQIARNLCINLYQQVDRAATEYVSALAETTIGALPAPAAGYYRRFGGLPRDPTY
- the pcaF gene encoding 3-oxoadipyl-CoA thiolase, with translation MNQAFICDGVRTPIGRYGGALAQVRADDLAALPLRVLLERHPQVDWAQLDDVILGCANQAGEDNRNLARMALLLAGVPVGVSGTTVNRLCGSGLDALAMAARSIKAGDAGLLLAGGAESMTRAPLVMGKADSAFSRQAQLYDTTLGWRFVNPRMQAEFGTDSMPETAENVAAQFNISRADQDAFALRSQQRAARAQALGHLAQEIAPVSLTGKKGAVTLFSQDEHPRPDTTFDQLQALKTPFRQPGSVTAGNASGLNDGAAALIVASEAMAARQGLTPRARIVATATCGVEPRLMGIGPLPATRKVLEIAGLSLAQMDVIELNEAFAAQALAVMRQLGLPDDAPQVNPNGGAIALGHPLGMSGARLALAALFELERRAGRYALCTMCIGVGQGIAMIIERV
- a CDS encoding amino acid aminotransferase: MFKQIAPSAADPIMSLMEAYLQDPNPKKVNLGIGLYYDRHGNIPLMQAVEAAEQRLLALRRPHGYPPIEGSLQFARLVQALLFGEQQADEIATVQTVGGSGALKLAADFLHHFLARGDIWVSDPTWANHWAIFEGAGLRVNTYPYFDEAAGGLRFAAMLDVLDSLPSGSVVLLHPCCHNPTGTDLTAEQWRATLAVLQRRKLLPLFDIAYQGFGDGLEEDCFALREALKTDLPFLVCNSFSKNVALYGQRLGALSVRCADAENAANVKGALKTLIRRSYSCPPTHGSQIVETLLGDAELGELWRNELAEMRVRIKQMREQLAAGLAQGGSSLDHRRIRDQRGMFSYTGLNEAQLQTLRQRYAIYLVSPGRMCLPGLNPGNIDYVTAAILDVTRTA
- a CDS encoding amino acid permease; amino-acid sequence: MPQMNDFEHIARRQGGLNKHLTAGQMSMLAIGGAIGTGLFLGSAYAIQMAGPSVLLSYLIGGVIALLLMGSLAEMTSEHPTPGSFGDYAEFYLGPLFGFLVRYSYWSCVVLAVGTEVTAIGMYMQFWFPATPTWPWVLLFSAAVIVVNVIGVKSFGQVEYALSTVKVTAIVAFILIGIGILAFSGNPAYGLRNLTAGGFMPFGVKGMWFAVIVSIFSYLSIEMIAVAAGEAKNPVIAVKAAFKGTIVRLFIFYMLSIALMLAIVPWRQSGTGESPFLMAMNVIHLPAAAGIFNFIVLVAALSAMNSQLYITTRMMFSLSRAGQAPAALGRVSRRGIPVNALAMSCIGIVVSIVLSLVAPETSFAAMMSISVYGACFTWLMIFVTHLFFRRRHRQTHLKFRMWGFPYTTLLGAGLMAALMISTAFTEFFRMTLWFGIPFTLLLVVAYRFQSRRTPAPSPLKAPEVE
- the paaK gene encoding phenylacetate--CoA ligase PaaK — its product is MTINPQPLETIEFASRDEIEALQLARLKWTLHHAYDNVPMYKRKFDQAGVHPDDLKQLSDLARFPYTTKQDLRDNYPFDTFAVPMEQVVRIHASSGTTGRPTVVGYTQRDIDNWADIVARCLRAGGATAKDKVHVAYGYGLFTGGLGAHYGAERLGATVIPMSGGQTERQAQLILDFKPDIIMVTPSYCLTLIDELERKMGGDARGCSLRLGVFGAEPWTEALRHEIETRMGIKALDIYGLSEVMGPGVAMECLESGGGPTIWEDHFLPEIICPETGIALPDGEHGELVFTTLTKEALPVIRYRTRDLTRLLPGDARQMRRMGKITGRSDDMLIIRGVNVFPSQVEEQIMQFEQLSPHYQLQVSRSGHLDTLAVRVELKESALSLSHQQRCDICHQLRHHIKSIVGVSTDVSIANCGDIPRSEGKAQRVIDLRPR
- the paaI gene encoding hydroxyphenylacetyl-CoA thioesterase PaaI, translating into MNANTPRALAQRCAEQMFQQDTCAQAMGMHIDAVDAGYAQVSMTVGPQMLNGHQTCHGGQLFSLADTAFAYACNSQGLAAVASGCSIDFVRPALAGDRLTASAAVRHQGKATGLYDVEIVNQRGKTVAWFRGRAHRLGHSILGDQA